The genomic stretch cagtagtaaagaatctgcctgtcagtggaggggacatgagttcgatccctcatctgggaagatgCCCACATGCCccggagcaaccaagcctgtgcaccaaactctgagcttgtgctctggagctcacttgccctagagcccctgctcttcaacaagagaagcaatGAGAGACGCACACAgcagctcactgcaactagagcaaaagcctgcacagcagtgaagagccagcacagccaaaacaaaaacaaaaacttacctGTCTTTTCTCTTGTTGCCTGTGCTTAGGGTGTCATATTCATTATTAAATCCAATATTATCAAGATGTGCCCCTATCTTTTCTTCAAAGAGatttatagttttaggtcttatGGTTTGGTCTTTGATCTGTTTTGAACtaattttttatatatcttgACAGGTAAGGGTCCAACTTTAAAATCTTTGGTGTGTGGATATAGTTTTCCCTATAACATTTcttgaaaagctttttttttccccacccacAGAATGGTGTGttagctcaggctgccataacaaaatatcacagaccaGGTGGATTAAAAtccagaagtttatttctcacatttctggaggctgagaagtccaagaccaGTGTGCTGGCTGATCTAGCTCCTGGTCAGGGTTCCTTCCCAGGCTAAAGTACAGCCACCTCAGTGTGTCCTCACTTGGTGGAGAGAGATGTCAGGTGTCACTTTGCTGGCAGGAGAATGAAGCCTGTGATTAGAGGGTTAAAAACCTCCACCTCTAGGGAGCGGGGATGGGCTAGAGGTTGAACTGATGGTGTCTGTGAAGGAAGCCTCCATAGAAACCAACAGAGCTTCTGGGTGGTGAGCACGGAGTTCCATGCCTTCCCTCATGCCTGGCACTCTGTATCTCATCTGCCTGTTATTCACATCCTAGTGATAAACTGGTAATCTAGTGAGTAAACAAGTTTTCCTGAGTTCTGGGACCCACTGTAGCAAGTTAACTGAACCCAAGAAGTGGGTCACGGGGAGCTGATTtgtagccagttggtcagaaatacaggtgacaacctggacttgcaACTGGTGGATGAAGAACTGGGTCTTGTGAGGTTGAGCACTTTCCTGTGGAATCTGACTCTGGGTAGATAACGTCATAACTGAGTTGAATTTTGGACATGCTGCTGACATCCAAGAATTGCTGTTGGTGTGAGGAAGCCAaggtgcgcacacacacacagacacacactcactctTTGGAACTGGATCCAGGAACTCCTTTTGCAGAGATGACATAGATTTTGGGCCTAATCAACTGGGTGGGCAGTAGTGCCATTCACCAGAAAGCAGAAGACAGATTTAGGGACTAATCAGATGCTGTGGACATGTCAAGTGTGAAATATCTGTGAAACACCAAAGCAGAGATGCTGAGTAGGCAGGTGGGCTCTGGGTATCTGTCTAGTCTGCAAGTTTGGGAAACACTACCAAAGATGGCATCACAGTCACAACAGAATTAAGCCACCGTGAAAACCCAACTTAATGCAGAAGTCCTGGGACTATCACCTGGAGCAGCTAACATCAGAGCTTGCCCAGAGAGTCAGTGCTGGTGTTTGGCTGGGATTCTTAGGGCAGGAAGCTACCTGCTCCTCAGAACAAAGCCTGGGCTGCTGGGGGATACACTGGCTCCTTGAGGATGACACCTGCTTAGGAATGAAGGCAGTATAAAGGACCAAGCCCTGGGGTAAGAGCCTGGACCCAGCAGTGCCTGACACCACCTCATCTACATTTCCTGTAACAGCACAGTTAGCACACGCTTTTGCTTATCCACATAAGAAACAGTTTTATTACAGCAATGGGACTCAATGGTATGGAGCGCCATACCACTTGAGAGGACATCCTTCCATAAGTGAGCACCAGTGTACAACTATACAGCTTCCCCACTAACCCTTATTAACAATACCTACTTAGTCTGCTCCTGAGACTGTTGAGAGTCTTTTATAACAGGGTACCCAACCCCTGGGCCAGTACTGGTctatggcctgttaggaaccaggccacacagcaggagatgAAAAGACAGCAAACAAGGAAAGATTCATCTATATGTATATCCACTCCCCATTGCTTGCATTACAACCTGAGTTTCACCTCCCGCCCTctctgtggaaaaactgttttccatgaaatctgtccctggtgtcaaaaaggttggggacagcTGTTTTACAACACAGTGTGAACACTCACTTCAGTCTACTGTAGAACCATCTAAAGGAACCCCCCTCTTCTGGCAGGAAGGACATCTCAGCTGAAAACCTACAAATGGGGTCCTGGGCTTGTCAGCACCCAACATGCAGGTCTCCCATCTGCCCCACAGCATTCCTGGAAAAGTGCTACATTCCACAGAAACCCCACATCACTGCAGAGGTGGCCACTCTAGGGAAGAGGCTAAAAGAAATTAAACCTAAACTCTTCATCACGAGTATCCGAGGTGCCCTTGGACCTTCCTTCTGGACGAGGTCTGCAGACCCTTCGGCTCTTCTTTCTGGCAGCCTCACCTACAGGCTGCACCTGGGCTGAGTGGGCAGCTGTAAGCGAAGAGAGGGACAGTATCagaataataatagcaaacattAACTGCCCATACAACTCTAACCTCACTGTAAAAATTAACTTATTGGCTTCTCGTCCTATCATCACAGAGAGATTCACTAACTCTGCTCCCCTTGTCTCGCTAGTCCAAGCCGGAGTTCTGTGACCCGCGCCCCAGGCTTTCTCCCTGTGGCTTTCCTGAGCCCCCTCCTACTGTGGCAGCCCCGCTGCTCGAGGCTTCCCCCTTTCACTGCCCAGGCTTTTTCTTTTGCCCCCTTGAACTAGGCAGTTCTTCATCAACCAGTTCTCAGCTTCTCACCAGTCCTGAGAGCCTGCAGGGCCTCGCGCCACTCGGCTTCTATCTGAGCCCTGTAGTCCCCAAACAAAGAGCGCATCAGCTGCCTCTTCCGGGGCAGAGGGGTTCTCTGGCTGCGCAAGGTTCGGATGGCTCCAAGAGCTTGTTCTTCTGCAGATGAAAACAAAGGACTAGTAACCTCTATCCTCACTTCCAATTGTCCTACCGCAAAGGCAACAATTCCATCCCTTGGCAGCACCTGAGGTCATAGGACTGTCACCGTTTCCCTCCCCCAACTCTACAGATGGGCCCTCACTCTGCTTAGGGGTGGGTCTCTGCATCTTCAGTCCCAGCTCCAGCTTTTCCACGCACCAGGCCAGTTCCCGAGCCAGCTGCTCAGCCTATGATGGATTGTGGGTAGTGACTGTGAGCGGGCATCTGGGTGCTGGGGCCTCCAGCCTCATCCCATAGGAACCCCAAACGCCGCATCTCATCCACTTCCCGCTGTAAATCCGGGACCACACCCACAGGCGGGCTCCCGCCCAGTACGCGCCCGGGACTTCACCCTTCCCGACTGAGGCCCGCCCTTGCCTGGGCCTCTGCGCTTAGGGGGGCTTCCTCGGGGTCCTGCTTTTCTGGGGTCTTCCCGCTTCCATTGGCAACAGACGCCCCATCCCgggttttcttcttttgcttcttgGTCCTCGAGGCAGCGTCACGGCACGTAGGGCGCCCTAAGCAGACGGACTGGCTGAGGCCTTACAGTGAAGGACTCGGGGCTTTAGGAAGCAGCCTGGGGAACCAGGGGCTGCAGGGTGCACGGGCAGTACCTGGGCCTGGGGCTGCCGCTGTCTCCCGAGCAGGATGTCCTGGAGCCTGGGGAAAGAACGAGGGTCATGAGGAGCCGCCGACCGCCCAAAGGCGTTCCCCACTTGCACACCGCTCACCGCCATGCGCTGCCGCCAGGACCGAGGAGGGCTGGAGTCCCACGCTGAATGCGCTCCCAGGGAAACAAGCCTGCGTCGCAGAGTTCCGCGGGGCGGGGGCTGTGCGCGCGGTGGGCGGGGCGCGGGCGCTCGGAGCACCGTCTGGACAAGAACCACTCAGGACCTACGAGGttgcaggtggtggtggtggtgggttagtcgctcagtcgtgtccgactcttgcgaccccatggactgtagcccgccagctcccctgtccctgggattctccaggcaagatactggagagGTTGCAGGTTCTGCTCTGAATGAAGGGACGCTACTCAAGGGAACCACCTGCTAGTGGGGCGGGAACAGTGGGaaaacagggggcttccctggacgCCCAGCGgttaagaacttgcctgccaatacaggggacacgggttggatccctggtctgggaagatgccgcGTGCTTGGGCAACAGAGGCCCCAGTCGGCAACTGCTGAAGGCGCGGAGCCTAGACCCTGAACCCTGCAACAGAAGAAGCCTCCGCAGCGAGAGGCCTGCGGctgcatctagagagtagcccttgctggccacaagtagagaaagcccgtgtgcagcaacaaagacccggcgcgccccaaaatacataaataaacaataaaataaagaaggcCGGTCAACAGACATGAATAGCTGTCATTGAGCGCGACGCTGTAACAGTGGCTCCAGCAGGGCGGGGAGTGGTCAGCAGTCCTCCGAGGACCTGCAGGCCTGGCGGGGCTGCTCTGGCAGCAGGAAGCAGGGCGGGGGCGAGCCACACGGCGAGGTGGGCGGGTCGTGGGGCCCTGGACCGCAACGCAGGCGGCTTCTGTTTCAAGAGAAGTGGaagagggtgggagggggttcgGGGTTGCGGGAACCCCCTCATCCCTTGGAGGAGTGTCGCAGTGTCGCGGCCTTCCCCGGACGCTGCTGTGTGGTCGGCACCATCTCCTGCGCTTCCAGGCTCCCGGCCCAGGGCCACCCTACTGCACAGCCGCTGTTGGCCCCGCACCACAGGCGTCAGggagtggctcaggcagtaaaagcgtctgcctacaatgatggagacccgggttcgatccctgggtcaggaaggtcccctggagaaggaaatggcaccccactccagtattcttgcctggaaaatcccatggacagaggagcctggtaggctacagtccatggggtcacaagagtcggacacgactgagcgacttcactttcactttctttcacaggcATCAGGAGAACGGGAATGTGCGGTGCTGTTCATCATTCCTGTCAGTGAAATCTGGGTCGCTTCCTGAGGCAAGAGGATGGGCGGTATCAGAAAGTAGAGTTTGCTCATCCCGATAGttccttcaggtttttttttttttttaatttaccatttatttatttatttttggctgtgctgggtcttcattgctgcaggggCTTGTCTCCACTGGTGGTGAGTGGGgactcctctctagctgtggtgcgtgggcttctcgttgtgctGGCTCCTCTTGTGGTGGACCATGGGCTTTAATGGTTCCAGCTCCTGgcctctagagcccaggctcaatagctgtggtgcacaggcgtGGTTGCCCCAGCGCAGGTGGGATCTTcatggatcagggattgaaaccatgtctcctgtattggcaggcagattctttaccactgagccaccagggaagcccgtttctttagtttttaagtaaaaataaaagacacatttaacTTTATTGAACAATTTATCCACCGTTTTGTTCCACTACCGTCTgcaatttttcaggcaacttcataatttcatcttcctaaacattttatgttttggaGCAAAGAATTGTTCCAGGTGACTTTTACAGTCTTCCAAGGAAtagaaatttttttccattaagagaatttgtacatatgtatacctatgactgattcatgttgatgtgtggcagaaaccaacacaacattgtaaagcaattatcctccaattaaaaataataataaaaaaaagaattttgtaaagaccaaaataaatggaaatctgaaggtgcaatgtctggtgaaCACGGCAGATGAATCAGAATGTCCCAGCCAAGCTCAAACAGTTTTTTCCtgatcatcaaagaaacatgcaaTCTTGaattatcctgatggaagattttgcattttctgttgactaattctggaCACTTTTTGTCAAGTGCTGCCTTCAGTTGATCTAACTGAgagcagtacttgttggaattaattgTTTGGTTTTCTGAAAGAATCTCATAACAGACGACTCCCTTCCACTCCCATCACATACACAACGTTatcttctttggatgaagactggcctttggtgtggttggtgtTGGTTCATTTTGCTTGCGCTAAGATCTCTTCCGTTTCACATTACTGTATAGTATCCACTTTTAATTGcctgtcacaatttgttttaaaaacagaaagttttCATTATGTTTAAGTAGGGAATCACATGTGGAAATATGGTCGAGGTTTTTTcacttatgtggaacccaaacatcaaggtgatgaacataaccaagctggtgtAACTGATTTTCagtgcttgatttggatattttgaatatGTTAGCTATCTCCCCCATGCTGTAATTTGCTTGTCCTCAATTAATGTTCTTAACTTGATTGCTGTCAATTTCAACTTGTCTACACCACTGTGGAGCATCATCCAGAGAGAAATCTCTAGCACGAAACttcacaaaccacttttgacacatTCAATCAGTCCCAGCACCTTCTTCATATATTGCAAACAAATCTTCTTTTGcgtttcagttgtgtttttacctttcttgaaataataaagcataataggccaaaaatgttgcttttccCCTAACATCTCTAATAGTAAAATGGTTACACATAAAAATCACTGACTTCCctagttgtccagtggttaagacaccgtgcttctactgcaggaagcacaggtttgatccctggtcgaggaagtAATATCCTACATTCTGCTCACAGTGGttgaatagaaaaaagaaaaattcaccaattttggtAAGTTGTTTTAAAAGCACACCCATACAACAGCTGTCACAATGCAATCTAACAAAATTGCTTacaatgaagttaaagacaactaagcaTTACTAGAGCCATCTAATGgaaaaaactgaatgaactttttggccaactcaaaaAGCTAACATTTTAGGTGTTTATTGAGGGGTAACGAATTATCAGGAAACTTAGCACATTGAAAATATCAAACATTCATTAACTCATAGTTTCTGAGGATCAGAAATCTAGCAAAGCATAGCTGGTTGGTTCTAGCTCAGGCTTTCTCTTCAGGGAGTAAAACCAAAGACATTTtagatgttttttattttaatttattttttggtagacatattttaaaataaccacaGTTAGGATGTCTCTAAGTTCTGGGAAACGAGAGTTTTAGAGGTGAGTAAATTACAGATCCTAAGGGGGTTTTCCCTGCCTTCTTTGGCTGTGAAATCTCTCTATGACTTGGCCCAGAACTACTTCCTGCAGAAGCCTTCTTAGCCCAGACATGTGTGCCTAAACTTGCGCCTCACTCCAAATGCTTCTTCTTCCACAGCCCTTACTCCCAGTCAGTCACTGAGTCCTATGAGTTTGTTGTTGgtctgtcactaagtcgtgtctgactctttgtgacccatggactgcagcacaccaggcttccctgtccttcaccatctcccagggcttgctcaaactcatgtccattgagtcagtgatgccatccaaccatctcaccctctgtcatccccttctcctgccttcaatctttctcagcatcagggtcttttataacaAGCTGGcacttcacctcaggtggccaaagtattggagcttcagcttcagcatcagtccttccaatgaatattcatgattgatttcctttaggatgacagatttgatctctttgcagtccaagggactctcgagagtcttctccgacatgacagttcaaaaacatcaatttttcagtgctcagccttctttatggtccagctttcacatccatacacgactattggaaaaaccagagttttgatggtacggacctttgttggccgtctctgctttttaatacgctatctaggttggtcatagcttttcttcccaggaccaagcagcttttaatttcatggctgcagtcaccatctgcagtgattttggagcccaagaaaacagtctgtcactgttcccattgcttccccatctatttgccatgaagtgatgggaccgggtgtcATGaccttagatttttgaatgttgagttttaagccaactttttcattctcctctttcaccttcatcaagaggctctttagttcctctaaaCTTTCTtgcatatttctcccagcaattgccgtatttctcccagcaatcttgattccagtttgtgcttcatccagcccagcattttgcatgatgtactctgcatgtaagttcaataagcagggtgaccttgacatactcctttcccaatttggaaccagtccattgttccatgtctagttctaactgttgcttcttggcctgcatgcaagtttctcaggagacaggtcacatggtctggtattcccatctcttgaagaatttttcacagtttgttgtgatccacacagtcaaaggctttggtgtagtcaataaagcagaagtatatgtttttctggaattctcttgctttttctatgatccaatggatgttggcaatttgatctctggttcctctgccttttccaaatccagcttgaacatctggaagttcacggttcatgtactgttgaagcctagcttggagaattttgagcatttctttgttgGCGTGTaaaaagagtgcaattgtgcggtagtttgatcattctttaaCGTTGTCTTTccttaggattggaatgaaaactcatcttttccagtcctgtggccactgctgagttttccaaatttgctggcatattgagtgcagcactttcacagcattatcttttaagatttgaaatagctctactggaattgcatcacctccactagctttgttcgtagtgaagattcctaaggcccacttgacttcacattccaggatgtctggctctaggtgagtgatcacaccatcatggttatctggatcatgaagatcctttttgtatagttcttctgtgtattcttgccacctcttcttaacatcttctgctctgttaggtccatactctttctgtcctttattgtgttcatctttgcatgaaatgttcccttggtatctctaattttcttgaagagatctctagtctttcccattctattgttttcctctattttttgcattgatcactgaggaaggctttcttatctcttcttgctattctttggaactctgaattcagatggggatatctttccttttctcctttgccttttgattctcttctttactcagctatttgtaagctctCCTAAGACAACcgtttttcctttttgcatttctttttcttgtggatggttttGATAACATcctcctatacaatgttgtgaacctccgtccatagttcttcaggtgctctatcagatctaatcccttgaatctatttgtcacttccattgtttaatagtaaaggatttgatttaggtcatacctgaatggcctagtggttttccctactttcttcaatttaagcctgaattttgcaataaggagttcatgatctgagccacagttagctcctggtcttgtttttgctgactgtatagagcttctccatcttcagctgcaaagaatataatcaatatgatttcagtattgaccatctggtcatgtccatgtgtagagtcgtctcttgtgttgctggaagagggtgatTGCTAtaaccaatgtgttctcttggcaaaactctattagcctttgccctgcttaattttgtactccaaggccaaatttgcctactattccaggtatttcttgacttcctatttttgcattccagtcacctatgatgaaaaggacatctttttttggtattagttgtagaaggtcatgtaggtcttcgtagaatggttgaacttcagcttctttggcattagtggttaaggcacagacttggattactctgatattgaatggtttgccttggaaacaaacagagatcattctgtcatttttgagatttgacccaggtactgcattttggactcttttgttgactatgagggttactccctTTCttttaagagattcttgcccacagtagtagatataatggtcatctgaattaaattcgcccattctggtccatattagttcactgattccttaaatgtcgatgttcactcttgccatctcatttgaccacttctaatttaccttgattcgtggacctaacattccaggttcctatgcaatattgttctttacagcatcagactttattt from Bos mutus isolate GX-2022 chromosome 14, NWIPB_WYAK_1.1, whole genome shotgun sequence encodes the following:
- the C14H8orf33 gene encoding UPF0488 protein C8orf33 homolog isoform X1 produces the protein MAVSGVQVGNAFGRSAAPHDPRSFPRLQDILLGRQRQPQAQSVCLGRPTCRDAASRTKKQKKKTRDGASVANGSGKTPEKQDPEEAPLSAEAQAEQLARELAWCVEKLELGLKMQRPTPKQKEQALGAIRTLRSQRTPLPRKRQLMRSLFGDYRAQIEAEWREALQALRTAAHSAQVQPVGEAARKKSRRVCRPRPEGRSKGTSDTRDEEFRFNFF
- the C14H8orf33 gene encoding UPF0488 protein C8orf33 homolog isoform X2 — its product is MTLVLSPGSRTSCSGDSGSPRPSQSVCLGRPTCRDAASRTKKQKKKTRDGASVANGSGKTPEKQDPEEAPLSAEAQAEQLARELAWCVEKLELGLKMQRPTPKQKEQALGAIRTLRSQRTPLPRKRQLMRSLFGDYRAQIEAEWREALQALRTAAHSAQVQPVGEAARKKSRRVCRPRPEGRSKGTSDTRDEEFRFNFF
- the C14H8orf33 gene encoding UPF0488 protein C8orf33 homolog isoform X3, whose protein sequence is MAAPGHPARETAAAPGPGRPTCRDAASRTKKQKKKTRDGASVANGSGKTPEKQDPEEAPLSAEAQAEQLARELAWCVEKLELGLKMQRPTPKQKEQALGAIRTLRSQRTPLPRKRQLMRSLFGDYRAQIEAEWREALQALRTAAHSAQVQPVGEAARKKSRRVCRPRPEGRSKGTSDTRDEEFRFNFF